Genomic window (Deinococcus humi):
TCGAGCAGGGTGGACAGGGCGTGAACCACGTCCTGGACGCCGCCTAAGCGCTTAGCGGCCTCGTCCGGGTGGATTACTGCGGGGTCAGCTTTTAACGGGTTTTGGGTGGTCACATTGCCGGGAATAACGGCCCATCGGCGGAGCTGTTCGAGCAGTTCCGCCCTAATCTGCTCTGAAGGGGTACATGACCCCTCAGTATTTTTTTCGCTGTCCTGGACGCCCTCTAAAATTTGAGCTTCCTCGGCCCGCTTTGCGGCGTTCGCAATCGCGTTGTAGGCCGTCCGCCCGGCCGCCCGGTCCGCATCCAGGTTGCGGTACGCGCGCTTGTAATCCTGATATCTCAACCGGGCGGTGTGGTTCGGGGTCAGCCGGATCGCGTAGAGCATGCCGTCGACGGCTGTGACCCGTTTCCCGTCTAGGGTGGTGGTGGTGTAGTGCGGACGGGCGGACAGGTAGCCGGCCTTCTGGAGTTGGGTGGTCCAGTCGCGCAGGGTGTTATCGCTGACCCCCAGTGCTTCGGCCAGCAGTTCGGCGCATAGGTGCAGCACGATTTGACGGGGTGACTGGCCGTCCTTGTCGTACAGGTACAGTCGGGTGGCCAGACCGAGGCGGGCCAGCTCGTGCAGGCCAGCGGCCAGTGCCCCCGCTCCAGCGGTCCCCGCACCCCGGCCCCGTTTCGGGCGGAAGTCCTCCAGCGCCAGCAGCTCCTCCAAGCGCGGCAGGGGCTGGCGCTGGACCTGCTGGCGCACGAACACCTGGCTCAGTTCGGCCCGCTCTCTGGCCTCCTGCTGGTCCAACAGCCGCAAGGTATCCAGCAGCCACGCCGGTTGCCCCTCTGCGCCATCCTGGGCCACTGGGGCCTCCACAGGGCGCGGCGTGACCTGCTGGGGATGACGGTCATGCGCCTTGCTTCTGGCCTTGCGCTCGACAGTGGGAGCCAGCGTGGCAGGCGCGTCTTGGTCCTCGACCTGGTCTGAGATCAGCAGGGGGGGGATAGCGACGGGGACAGGGCGACGGGTCTGCTGGAAGTGCTTGCTGGACGGTGGCTTGGTGCGGCCCACGTCCACCAGCTCCCCACGCAGGGCGGCACGACTCATCTGCAGAAAATGGGTGGTGCTGACCGCTTGTCTGGGGGTGAGAGAAGCGTCAATGGTGGTCGGGGCTGGAAAACTATGTGGGCTTTGGCGTACGCTATCGGTACGGCTACCCTGTCGTTGGTTTTTCATGTGAGAGTGGGTTCCTTCGAGGTGGGGTAGCAGAGCGGCACGTTTGGCGACGTGGCCGCTCGCTTCGTTTTCAACAGTAGCACTCCACCTCGTGTGGGGTGTCGCTTTGTTGGGGTTTTGTTGGAAGCTCCCAGCACTCAAGGGATACTGGAGGCATGACCGAGCTTCCCCAACCATCGCCGAATGCCGCAAAATCAGTGGGCTCATCTCACACGTCACACAAGCCAAAGCCGATCATTCCTTTCTTTGCCGTGATCCGGGTGCTTTCCACCGTGCGCTGGGTGGATGAGGAGGCCGAGTTCCTGCTCGGTGGTGTACCCACTCGTGTCCGGATAGCCCCAGATCGTGCACAACAGCTTCAGGGGCAACCTCTTGAGGAAGGACAGGTCTACAGCCTGGCGTTGTGGTTCCGCACGCTTGAAGGTCAGGTGCAGGCCCTTGAGCTGGCTGGGATCAAGCCCTTGAAGGATCAGAATCCTGCTGAGGCACTGGACATGTCTCCGACCTGTACGCTGGCCACCCGTCTGAAAGCCGTTTTTCCAGAGGACGGGTATTTCGATGTCCAGGTGGAAACCAATCCGGCAGGACAGCTCCAGCAGCCATTCGACATACGCGTCTGGGCTGCTCCAGACTTCATTGCGCGCCTCCCCAGATTAGAGAAAACGTTGATCGTGTACGGCGAATACCAGCCTCAGACGGGTCGTCTGGTGGCCCAACACTGGAGAAAGACCCGCGTCGGCCAGCCGGAAGGCGGTCAGCAGGAGCAGCATGGCTCAGAGCAGAACAACAAGTCTGTTTGAGAGCTTCGGCCTTTTCAAAGTTGCACCTGCCGAGTCTGGTCTGTGCCCTGAAAAGCTTTCAGTGAACCCAGACCACTCGAATATCATCCTCAATTAGGATTCCCGTTCGTCGGCGTTCAGGCGCTCAAGCTGGGCGTACACGTCGCGGCGGTTGCCCTCCCGTCGGCGGCCCACACCGATCACCAGCACCACCACCTCATCCCGAATCACCCGGTACACGATGCGATAGCGCTGGCCCACCGCCCGCACGCTGCGGTGCCCGCGCAACTCGCCTAGCAGCGCCTTGCCCTGCATTTCAGGGTCGGCAGCCAGGGCCTCAATACGTTCCAATAGGGCATCACGCTCGCGGCGATCCGTCACCGCCTCCAGCATCTCTAGGGCTTTGGGCGTCAGGGTGACCTGATGCGGCTGGGCGGGTTGTGGCGTGGTCACGGCGCTCAGGGCTTCAGGCGGGCGCGTACGTCTGCCAGGCTGACCCTTTCGCCACGGTCTGCCTGTGTCATGCTCTCGCGCAGATCGGCCATCAGATTGCCGTCTTCAAGCAGATCCAGAGTTTCAGCCAGACTCTCGAACTGCTCATAGCTCAGCGCGGCCATCACTGGCTTGCCGTGGCGGGTGATGATCACTGGCTGCTCGCTGAGGGTTTCGGGCAGCTCCAGGAATTGTTTGCGGGCCTCGCTGATCGTCAGGAACCGGGTCATGCCCTAGTGTACAGCAAAGTGTACAAATGGCCCGATGCATAGATTTGACGGTGGTTGTATTCAGCGCTCTTTTAGAGAAATCAAGGCGGCCTGCGGGGCGCTTTTTCCATTCCCACTGGTGACCTCAACGCAAGAGGAAGGCCCCGCACCCTCTCTTTGCTGATTCTTTTTCGCTGGGCTGCTGTTGTCCCGCAAG
Coding sequences:
- a CDS encoding type II toxin-antitoxin system RelE family toxin; protein product: MTTPQPAQPHQVTLTPKALEMLEAVTDRRERDALLERIEALAADPEMQGKALLGELRGHRSVRAVGQRYRIVYRVIRDEVVVLVIGVGRRREGNRRDVYAQLERLNADERES
- a CDS encoding type II toxin-antitoxin system Phd/YefM family antitoxin; the protein is MTRFLTISEARKQFLELPETLSEQPVIITRHGKPVMAALSYEQFESLAETLDLLEDGNLMADLRESMTQADRGERVSLADVRARLKP